In Chryseobacterium lactis, a single genomic region encodes these proteins:
- a CDS encoding 3'-5' exonuclease produces the protein MKTTNEIIIIDLEATCWENDRIPIGQKVDIIEIGICKLDLTSHTVSRKQSIYVTPERSEINKFCTNLTGITPQLVGEKGIYFEEACERIRDEYASLPLTWAGYGNFDREQIIEQCDWLGIESPFSDQYLDVMYEFKRHFRLHKSIGLKRALDHLNMNFEGNHHSGADDAYNTARILSKILK, from the coding sequence ATGAAAACAACCAATGAAATAATAATTATCGATCTGGAAGCAACCTGTTGGGAGAATGATAGAATTCCCATCGGACAAAAGGTCGATATTATAGAAATAGGGATCTGTAAACTGGATCTTACATCCCATACAGTTTCCCGGAAACAAAGCATTTATGTAACGCCTGAAAGGTCAGAAATTAATAAATTCTGTACAAACCTTACAGGAATTACCCCGCAGTTGGTAGGAGAAAAAGGAATCTATTTTGAAGAAGCCTGTGAAAGGATCAGAGATGAGTACGCTTCATTGCCTCTCACCTGGGCCGGATATGGAAATTTTGACAGAGAACAGATTATCGAACAGTGTGACTGGCTCGGAATAGAAAGTCCCTTTTCAGACCAATACCTGGATGTGATGTATGAATTCAAAAGACATTTCAGACTTCATAAATCAATAGGTCTTAAAAGAGCCCTGGATCATCTGAACATGAATTTCGAGGGAAATCATCATAGCGGAGCAGATGATGCTTATAATACAGCCAGAATTTTAAGTAAAATTCTGAAATAA
- a CDS encoding 3'-5' exonuclease yields the protein MKTTENILIVDLEATCWDNRPPRGQESEIIEIGVCIMNAKTGKISKNEGILVKPQYSKVSPFCTELTTLTQSMLDNEGIMLDDAFDILRAEYDSEDLTWASYGNYDLNMLQDQARRFYTDYPMSDDHINVKTLFGEIHPTIRKSVGMNRALGELGLTLEGTHHRGVDDAKNIAKILHWCLKNY from the coding sequence GTGAAAACAACAGAAAATATATTAATTGTAGATCTGGAAGCAACGTGTTGGGATAACCGACCGCCAAGAGGCCAGGAAAGCGAGATCATTGAGATCGGTGTCTGTATTATGAATGCAAAGACCGGTAAGATCTCAAAAAATGAAGGGATCTTAGTGAAACCCCAGTATTCAAAAGTAAGTCCGTTTTGTACGGAACTTACGACGCTTACCCAGAGTATGCTGGATAATGAAGGCATTATGCTGGACGATGCATTCGATATTCTGAGAGCAGAATATGATTCGGAAGACCTGACGTGGGCAAGCTACGGAAACTATGACCTGAATATGCTTCAGGACCAGGCCCGAAGATTCTATACCGATTATCCGATGAGTGATGACCACATCAATGTGAAAACCTTGTTTGGTGAAATTCATCCTACAATCAGGAAAAGTGTAGGCATGAACAGGGCTTTGGGCGAGCTGGGGCTTACATTGGAAGGCACTCACCACAGAGGAGTAGATGATGCAAAAAACATTGCAAAGATTCTACACTGGTGCCTTAAGAACTATTAG
- a CDS encoding helix-turn-helix domain-containing protein, with amino-acid sequence MVIVKKQTHLITFQLFDEGMPPFEIAEKRNIMLSTVYRHLAKMGLTEVERTFRMQYFS; translated from the coding sequence GTGGTCATTGTAAAAAAGCAAACCCATTTGATCACTTTTCAGTTATTTGATGAAGGAATGCCTCCTTTTGAAATTGCAGAAAAAAGAAATATTATGCTGTCGACAGTCTACAGACATTTGGCTAAAATGGGACTGACTGAAGTGGAAAGAACGTTTAGAATGCAATATTTTTCTTAA
- a CDS encoding alpha/beta fold hydrolase produces MEMEIVRIGEVDLAYEIFGMKTNNDIILISGLGSQMIRWENSFCSLLVGKGFRVIRFDNRDAGSSVFNSQKEINSKQNIEEQFSTLHENEIPYSLTDMVYDVIGLLDHLKIDKVHIAGRSMGGIIGQLMASFYPARVRTLTIIMSTSLHPALPPPDPEIMQIMMQPGTDPVVDKEQYIKEKIDFTEKISGTLYKPDHNRERTLIEEELQRLKTKNGIIRQLMAIGSWKYNPEILKEIKVPTLVIHGTDDLIFHPDCGKDIAASIPDSELILIEGMGHSIPTELYGLICKSIIDLAQK; encoded by the coding sequence ATGGAAATGGAAATTGTAAGAATTGGAGAGGTAGACCTTGCATATGAGATTTTTGGCATGAAAACCAATAATGATATAATATTGATTTCGGGGCTGGGAAGCCAGATGATCCGCTGGGAAAATTCTTTTTGCTCATTACTTGTTGGTAAAGGGTTTCGGGTGATCCGGTTTGATAACAGAGATGCTGGAAGCTCTGTTTTTAATAGTCAGAAAGAAATTAATTCTAAACAGAATATTGAAGAACAATTTTCTACGCTTCATGAAAATGAAATTCCTTACTCTTTAACGGATATGGTTTATGACGTTATCGGCTTACTTGATCATCTTAAAATAGATAAAGTTCATATTGCAGGTCGTTCAATGGGTGGAATTATCGGACAGCTTATGGCATCTTTCTATCCTGCAAGAGTAAGAACATTAACGATCATTATGTCTACTTCTTTACATCCCGCTTTGCCTCCTCCTGATCCTGAAATTATGCAAATAATGATGCAACCCGGAACTGATCCTGTGGTAGATAAAGAACAATATATTAAGGAAAAGATAGATTTTACTGAAAAAATTTCAGGCACCTTGTATAAGCCCGATCACAATCGTGAAAGAACATTAATTGAAGAAGAGCTTCAAAGGTTAAAAACTAAAAACGGTATTATCAGGCAACTTATGGCTATAGGTTCCTGGAAATACAATCCTGAAATTCTTAAAGAAATAAAAGTCCCGACATTGGTTATTCATGGAACCGATGATCTGATCTTTCATCCGGATTGCGGTAAGGATATCGCAGCTTCGATTCCTGACTCTGAATTGATCTTGATTGAGGGAATGGGACATTCTATTCCGACAGAGCTTTACGGATTGATTTGTAAAAGTATTATAGATTTAGCCCAAAAATAA